Proteins found in one Oreochromis niloticus isolate F11D_XX linkage group LG22, O_niloticus_UMD_NMBU, whole genome shotgun sequence genomic segment:
- the LOC102081474 gene encoding CD209 antigen-like protein E → MMSRPQSFIEGEAPDSQHAKSNRGSKVTTERVALVVLCILLAAALIVIYRLSFDKIRTNKELENLKHHKMKCERNLTETLSKIKSCSTVQPTCPGPKVIDDPCSKCEEGWEQHGGKCYYFSINKSSWNESRDECRAKGGDLVKIDSREEQTFLERRLRDVMTEDEDKFWIGLTDSAVDGRWVWADGSSLNESLKFWSDIQPDNWKGHNGEHPDGEDCARMGEKGGTKDLKCWFDAFCSNPHRSICEKAGVKGKFKKVCD, encoded by the exons ATGATGAGCCGTCCGCAGAGCTTCATAGAAG GTGAAGCTCCTGACTCTCAGCATGCAAAATCAAAcagagggtcaaaggtcaccacAGAGAGAGTGGCACTGGTGGTTCTCTGTATCCTGCTGGCAGCTGCTCTCATCGTTATTTATCGTctct catTTGACAAAATTAGAACGAACAAAGAGCTCGAAAACCTGAAACATCACAaaatgaagtgtgaaagaaatctGACAG AGACTCTCTCTAAGATAAAATCATGCAGCACGGTGCAGCCGACCTGTCCAGGACCTAAAGTAATAG ATGATCCTTGTTCTAAATGTGAAGAAGGCTGGGAGCAACATGGAGGAAAGTGCTATTACTTCTCCATCAATAAATCATCCTGGAACGAGAGCAGAGATGAGTGTAGAGCTAAAGGAGGAGACCTGGTTAAGATAGACAGCAGAGAGGAGCAG ACTTTTCTGGAGAGAAGACTGAGAGATGTAATGACTGAAGATGAGGACAAGTTCTGGATCGGACTGACAGACTCAGCAGTAGACGGCAGATGGGTGTGGGCGGACGGATCATCACTGAATGAAAG cTTGAAGTTTTGGAGTGACATACAGCCAGACAATTGGAAAGGGCACAATGGTGAACATCCTGATGGAGAGGACTGTGCAAGGATGGGAGAAAAAGGTGGAACTAAAGATCTAAAGTGTTGGTTTGATGCATTTTGCTCAAATCCTCACAGAAGTATTTGTGAGAAAGCAGGAGtaaaaggaaagtttaaaaaagtatGTGATTAA